One window of the Onychostoma macrolepis isolate SWU-2019 chromosome 21, ASM1243209v1, whole genome shotgun sequence genome contains the following:
- the ecscr gene encoding endothelial cell-specific chemotaxis regulator isoform X1 yields the protein MEQLFFLLIPLVASLSIIPAGNDSNIPTTEFPNTTAMSPWSVVSTVTLPSQYDNGVTSHTSKTVSATTAPVSFSHTGSTDGSSLSLHTTSGQSIITSSALTTPKSYTGTTLNSTSSPAAKIAGSTDGSGLSSHNTSVGVSLLPKTSTTANSNISMSEVTPSQAPDSGLTLLAFGVMSLILILIVVMVVLVTVINLRGWCRNTKQHEGIKSFDSVVSDSNMTSNCEKESITLVSVRTINTENNTDSPQMSSVRSTIVDNDDQDFTRDLLGIKDGL from the exons ATGGAGCAGctcttttttcttctcattcCCCTGGTTGCATCTTTATCCATAATCCCAGCAG GAAATGACTCCAATATACCAACTACGGAATTTCCAAACACAACTGCTATGTCTCCATGGTCTGTTGTTTCAACAG tgACTTTGCCATCTCAATATGACAATGGCGTGACCAGTCACACCTCAAAAACTGTGAGCGCAACCACAGCTCCTGTATCTTTCAGCCACACAG GCAGTACTGATGGATCCAGCCTCTCTTTGCATACCACTTCAG GACAGTCTATCATCACCAGCTCCGCGTTAACCACACCAAAATCCTACACTGGCACAACTCTAAATTCCACCTCATCCCCAGCGGCCAAAATTGCAG GCAGTACTGATGGATCCGGCCTCTCTTCGCATAACACATCAG TGGGTGTTTCTCTGCTTCCAAAGACTTCAACAACCGCTAATTCAAACATCAGCATGTCAGAGGTGACACCTTCACAGGCACCAGACAGCGGTCTCACTTTGCTCGCCTTTG GTGTGATGAGTCTTATactcattttaattgttgtCATGGTCGTCTTGGTGACCGTTATCAACCTCAGGGGATGGTGTAGAAATACCAAACAGCACGAGG GTATTAAAAGCTTTGATTCTGTGGTGTCTGACAG CAACATGACCAGCAACTGTGAGAAAGAGAGCATCACTCTTGTCTCTGTGAGGACAATAAACACAGAAAACA ACACAGATTCTCCCCAGATGTCTTCAGTTCGCAGCACTATAGTGGATAATGATGACCAAGATTTTACCAGAGACCTGCTGGGCATCAAAGACGGACTGTGA
- the ecscr gene encoding uncharacterized protein ecscr isoform X2, whose protein sequence is MEQLFFLLIPLVASLSIIPAGNDSNIPTTEFPNTTAMSPWSVVSTVTLPSQYDNGVTSHTSKTVSATTAPVSFSHTGSTDGSSLSLHTTSGQSIITSSALTTPKSYTGTTLNSTSSPAAKIAGSTDGSGLSSHNTSGIKSFDSVVSDSNMTSNCEKESITLVSVRTINTENNTDSPQMSSVRSTIVDNDDQDFTRDLLGIKDGL, encoded by the exons ATGGAGCAGctcttttttcttctcattcCCCTGGTTGCATCTTTATCCATAATCCCAGCAG GAAATGACTCCAATATACCAACTACGGAATTTCCAAACACAACTGCTATGTCTCCATGGTCTGTTGTTTCAACAG tgACTTTGCCATCTCAATATGACAATGGCGTGACCAGTCACACCTCAAAAACTGTGAGCGCAACCACAGCTCCTGTATCTTTCAGCCACACAG GCAGTACTGATGGATCCAGCCTCTCTTTGCATACCACTTCAG GACAGTCTATCATCACCAGCTCCGCGTTAACCACACCAAAATCCTACACTGGCACAACTCTAAATTCCACCTCATCCCCAGCGGCCAAAATTGCAG GCAGTACTGATGGATCCGGCCTCTCTTCGCATAACACATCAG GTATTAAAAGCTTTGATTCTGTGGTGTCTGACAG CAACATGACCAGCAACTGTGAGAAAGAGAGCATCACTCTTGTCTCTGTGAGGACAATAAACACAGAAAACA ACACAGATTCTCCCCAGATGTCTTCAGTTCGCAGCACTATAGTGGATAATGATGACCAAGATTTTACCAGAGACCTGCTGGGCATCAAAGACGGACTGTGA